Proteins encoded in a region of the Sulfurimonas marina genome:
- a CDS encoding enoyl-ACP reductase yields MADFKGKTLFISGGTRGIGKAIVYKFAEAGANVAFTYASSADTANEMVADIESRFGVKSRAYKLNILEPETYKDVFKEFDQDFDSLNFFISNAIISGRAVVGGFGPFMRLKPKGLNNIWTATVDAFVVGTQEAAKRIEQAGGGSIISMSSTGNLIYTPNYAGHGANKAAVEAMVRYAAAELGDKNIRVNAVSGGPIDTDALRAFPNYDEVRAETERRSPLNRMGFPEDLSGACKFLCSDEAGWITGHTLIIDGGTTFQ; encoded by the coding sequence ATGGCAGATTTTAAAGGTAAAACTCTTTTTATTAGTGGTGGTACTCGCGGTATCGGTAAAGCAATCGTTTACAAGTTTGCTGAAGCTGGTGCAAATGTTGCATTTACATATGCTTCAAGTGCAGATACTGCAAATGAGATGGTAGCTGATATTGAATCAAGATTCGGTGTAAAATCTCGTGCCTACAAGCTAAACATCTTAGAGCCTGAAACTTATAAAGATGTTTTTAAAGAGTTTGATCAAGATTTTGATTCTTTAAACTTTTTTATCTCTAATGCCATCATTTCCGGTCGTGCTGTTGTTGGCGGTTTCGGTCCATTTATGAGACTAAAACCAAAAGGTCTGAATAACATCTGGACTGCTACGGTAGATGCGTTTGTTGTTGGAACTCAAGAAGCTGCAAAAAGAATTGAGCAAGCTGGCGGTGGAAGCATCATCTCTATGAGTTCAACTGGTAACTTAATCTATACACCAAACTATGCAGGTCACGGTGCGAATAAAGCTGCTGTTGAAGCGATGGTTAGATATGCTGCTGCTGAGCTTGGTGATAAAAACATTCGTGTAAATGCAGTAAGCGGTGGACCAATCGATACTGATGCACTAAGAGCTTTCCCTAACTACGATGAAGTACGTGCGGAAACTGAAAGAAGAAGTCCATTAAATAGAATGGGATTCCCGGAAGATTTAAGCGGTGCTTGTAAATTCTTATGTAGCGATGAAGCTGGATGGATTACAGGTCATACACTTATCATCGATGGTGGGACTACGTTCCAATAA
- a CDS encoding metal ABC transporter permease, which yields MQIIEIFWPAFMLAFLLVYIHAVFGVEIIRRGVIFTDLAIGQIAAIGMALSVAFLDGAYQTLLVLSFAIFAALIIAWASKNIKNVEAFIGLLYALGISSIMIILSKSAEGMEIFSKLSAADILFTSQEDFYKSLALYIPISIVMFILYPKMKGFLKEMTFFVMLALTVTSSVQVAGVLVVFALLIAPAYIGLVQNRFSPLVVAWFMGTVAIIAAMIGSYSFDLPTGYSIIFVMVIVSLGFVMLNDKKEKVEE from the coding sequence ATGCAGATAATAGAGATTTTTTGGCCGGCATTTATGCTGGCTTTTTTACTTGTTTACATCCATGCTGTTTTCGGTGTAGAGATCATTCGCAGAGGTGTAATCTTTACAGACCTTGCGATCGGACAGATTGCAGCTATCGGGATGGCGTTGAGTGTTGCATTTTTAGATGGTGCATACCAAACACTACTAGTGTTAAGTTTCGCTATCTTTGCAGCACTTATCATTGCTTGGGCAAGTAAAAATATCAAGAATGTAGAAGCCTTTATAGGGCTTTTATATGCCCTTGGTATCTCTTCTATTATGATTATTCTTTCAAAAAGTGCTGAGGGGATGGAGATCTTCTCCAAACTCAGCGCTGCAGATATACTCTTTACATCACAAGAGGACTTTTACAAAAGTTTAGCACTCTATATACCAATCTCTATAGTTATGTTTATACTTTATCCTAAAATGAAAGGGTTTTTAAAAGAGATGACATTTTTTGTAATGCTTGCTTTGACTGTTACATCATCAGTACAGGTTGCAGGAGTTCTCGTTGTATTTGCTCTTTTAATTGCTCCGGCATATATAGGTTTAGTTCAAAACAGATTTTCCCCATTGGTTGTAGCCTGGTTTATGGGAACAGTTGCAATAATCGCTGCCATGATAGGTTCATACAGTTTTGATCTTCCTACGGGATACAGCATTATATTTGTTATGGTAATTGTTTCGTTGGGATTTGTAATGTTAAATGATAAAAAAGAGAAAGTAGAGGAGTAG
- a CDS encoding metal ABC transporter substrate-binding protein, with the protein MRKILLLTLLASVSLFAKVNVVTTYAYLGEIVKEVGGENVKVDVLADPTFDPHFVVPKPSLITKLRKADLLVVNGGQLEIGWLPPLLRGAQNRELNVGAKGFLDVSGVITMLNKPAVVSRALGDVHPDGNPHFALDPHNVGIIAKLISRKLALLDSSNSVVYEQNLAAFLADWNQYLKEYDAKMAKCEGTKVVQYHDLFTYFLKRYKFDLYGNIEPLPGITPSSKNTLKTINLVKEKEVKTILQDVYHEKKTAKFIAEKTGAEVVIIPHDVGSVEGTDTLKSFYNTIEMRLCR; encoded by the coding sequence ATGAGAAAAATATTATTATTAACTTTATTGGCAAGCGTATCACTCTTTGCAAAGGTAAATGTTGTAACAACATATGCATACTTAGGTGAGATCGTAAAAGAGGTAGGTGGTGAGAATGTTAAAGTAGATGTATTGGCTGATCCTACGTTTGATCCACACTTTGTAGTACCAAAACCATCTCTTATTACAAAACTTCGCAAAGCTGATCTGCTTGTTGTAAACGGCGGGCAGCTAGAGATAGGTTGGTTGCCGCCACTTCTTCGCGGTGCACAAAACAGAGAGCTTAATGTCGGTGCAAAAGGGTTTTTAGATGTAAGTGGTGTTATTACAATGCTGAACAAACCTGCAGTAGTTTCTCGTGCTTTAGGAGATGTTCACCCAGATGGTAATCCTCACTTTGCACTTGACCCGCATAATGTAGGGATCATTGCAAAACTTATTAGTAGAAAACTTGCATTATTAGACAGCTCAAACAGTGTTGTTTATGAGCAAAATCTTGCAGCATTTTTAGCGGACTGGAATCAATATCTAAAAGAGTACGATGCAAAAATGGCAAAGTGTGAAGGGACGAAAGTTGTTCAGTATCACGACCTTTTTACATACTTTCTAAAAAGATATAAGTTTGATCTTTATGGAAATATTGAACCTCTTCCTGGGATCACTCCAAGTTCAAAAAATACACTAAAAACTATTAATCTTGTAAAAGAGAAAGAGGTAAAAACGATTCTTCAGGATGTATATCATGAGAAGAAAACTGCTAAATTTATAGCGGAAAAAACGGGTGCGGAAGTTGTAATTATCCCACACGATGTTGGTAGTGTTGAAGGGACTGATACACTTAAGAGTTTTTACAATACGATTGAAATGAGATTATGCAGATAA
- a CDS encoding class I SAM-dependent methyltransferase, with protein MNQTCRLCGTQAQFFHQDKQKYFRCPTCKAIFTEQEDLPNESSEKERYELHDTEIDEGYKKFVSPITSHVIKEFSKEDKGLDFGSGRSRVISKVLEEHGFSIESYDPFFSNKPQLLEQKYHYITSCEVIEHFYEPGKEFERIKSMLQEGGKLYLMTELYNDSIDFASWYYKNDPTHVFFYTKETFEWIKQHYKFSKLIIEKRLIVFSN; from the coding sequence ATGAATCAAACATGCAGACTTTGTGGAACGCAAGCACAATTTTTCCATCAAGATAAACAAAAGTACTTTAGATGTCCAACGTGTAAAGCTATCTTCACTGAACAAGAAGACCTACCGAATGAAAGTAGTGAAAAAGAGCGTTATGAACTTCACGATACCGAGATAGATGAGGGATATAAAAAATTTGTCTCTCCGATTACCTCCCATGTTATCAAGGAGTTTTCAAAAGAGGACAAGGGGCTTGATTTTGGCTCGGGACGTTCACGTGTTATCTCTAAAGTGCTTGAAGAACACGGTTTTAGCATAGAGAGTTATGATCCTTTTTTCTCAAATAAACCGCAGCTTTTAGAGCAAAAATATCACTATATCACTTCATGTGAGGTGATTGAACATTTTTATGAACCGGGTAAAGAATTTGAACGTATAAAATCGATGTTACAAGAGGGTGGAAAACTTTATTTGATGACAGAACTTTATAACGATTCTATAGATTTTGCTTCGTGGTACTATAAAAATGACCCCACACATGTGTTTTTTTATACAAAGGAAACATTTGAATGGATTAAACAACATTACAAGTTTTCAAAGTTGATAATTGAAAAAAGATTAATTGTGTTTTCTAATTAA
- the pgsA gene encoding CDP-diacylglycerol--glycerol-3-phosphate 3-phosphatidyltransferase yields the protein MLNLPNFLASIRIVLAPLMFWVILNPQIFTDNGYDITWNYYFASLLFVLASVTDFFDGYIAREWNQMTMLGAILDPLADKMLTLAAFLGLMIEGSASGWAIYIIIVRELFITGVRTIAVSEGLSVKASWAGKVKTVAQMIAIGFLLMHWPYGDLLLWFAVFLTVYSGLEYIWGFRKALLGDEI from the coding sequence TTGCTTAATCTACCAAATTTTTTAGCCTCGATCAGAATAGTACTTGCACCGTTAATGTTCTGGGTAATTTTAAACCCGCAGATCTTTACGGATAACGGTTACGACATCACTTGGAATTACTATTTTGCCTCATTGCTGTTTGTTCTTGCAAGTGTTACGGACTTTTTTGACGGCTATATCGCCAGAGAGTGGAATCAGATGACAATGCTCGGAGCGATCCTCGATCCATTAGCTGACAAGATGCTGACACTTGCGGCCTTTTTAGGCCTTATGATCGAAGGAAGTGCTTCAGGATGGGCTATCTATATCATCATTGTTCGTGAACTTTTTATCACCGGTGTTAGAACGATTGCAGTAAGTGAAGGTCTTAGCGTAAAAGCAAGTTGGGCAGGAAAAGTAAAAACGGTAGCACAGATGATTGCGATCGGTTTTTTACTTATGCACTGGCCTTACGGTGACCTGCTTTTATGGTTCGCGGTATTTTTAACTGTGTATTCGGGACTTGAATATATTTGGGGCTTTAGAAAAGCACTTTTAGGAGATGAAATATAA
- the rseP gene encoding RIP metalloprotease RseP, which translates to MGIFVSLLVLSALIFFHELGHYAAARLMGVYVEVFSIGFGKRVATIKKWGTEWSIALIPLGGYVRMKGQDDMDPSKKSYDPDSYNSKTPLQKIFILFAGPLANFVLAFVLYFAIGLSGPQELSPVIGTVVKDSPAMKAGLQEKDEIISINGEKINSWNKMAELIADSKGSLQLEVKRENYLHQILLTPELNDTQNMYGENVKRKMIGISAAGVTHPKELSFFGTFEYAYDQTVFASTVIFTGVKKLIFGEVPADQLGGVISIVQLTSNASEVGWVSLFFFTALISVNLGVLNLLPIPALDGGHIMFNLYEMIFRREVSERVMINLTIAGWVILFGLMGLGLYNDINRLAN; encoded by the coding sequence ATGGGTATCTTTGTATCACTACTCGTTCTTTCTGCTTTAATTTTCTTCCATGAACTCGGCCACTACGCAGCCGCTCGTTTAATGGGTGTTTATGTAGAGGTATTTAGCATCGGTTTTGGTAAACGTGTAGCTACTATCAAAAAATGGGGGACTGAGTGGAGTATTGCTCTTATTCCTCTTGGTGGTTATGTTCGTATGAAAGGTCAAGATGATATGGACCCTTCTAAAAAATCGTACGATCCCGACAGCTACAACTCAAAAACACCGCTGCAAAAGATCTTTATCCTCTTTGCAGGACCTTTGGCAAACTTTGTTCTTGCGTTTGTACTTTACTTTGCGATCGGTCTCAGCGGCCCGCAAGAGCTTTCACCGGTAATCGGTACAGTTGTAAAAGACTCACCGGCAATGAAAGCGGGACTACAAGAAAAAGATGAGATCATCTCAATTAACGGTGAGAAGATAAACAGCTGGAATAAAATGGCTGAACTTATCGCAGACTCAAAAGGGAGCTTACAATTAGAGGTAAAACGTGAAAACTATCTTCACCAAATCCTTTTAACACCTGAGCTTAATGATACACAAAACATGTACGGTGAAAACGTAAAAAGAAAAATGATAGGTATCTCTGCAGCTGGTGTTACACACCCTAAAGAGTTAAGCTTTTTCGGAACTTTCGAATATGCTTATGATCAAACTGTTTTTGCTAGTACTGTCATTTTCACAGGGGTAAAAAAGCTGATCTTCGGAGAGGTTCCGGCTGATCAACTCGGCGGTGTAATAAGCATTGTACAACTTACTTCAAATGCAAGTGAGGTTGGCTGGGTTAGTCTCTTTTTCTTTACGGCACTAATTTCGGTAAACTTAGGGGTATTAAACTTACTTCCGATCCCGGCACTTGACGGTGGACACATTATGTTTAATCTCTATGAGATGATCTTCCGCCGTGAAGTGAGTGAGCGTGTAATGATAAACCTTACTATTGCCGGATGGGTGATACTTTTTGGACTTATGGGATTAGGTCTTTATAACGATATAAACAGATTAGCAAACTAG
- a CDS encoding YggS family pyridoxal phosphate-dependent enzyme, giving the protein MDQTEYKIYIDNVIRRVETARLKVDDHHIVKIVAVSKYSTSDEIEKLYEIGQRAFGENKVQDLKVKTTELEELPLEWHFIGNLQKNKINNLIDLAPSLFQGLDSLELAIELNKKLAAKETTMDCLLQINSAKEDSKHGVMPEDALAIYKQIETECPNIHLKGVMSIGAHTNDKAVIKKSFETTHEIFKQIPDAKICSMGMSGDFELAIECGSNMVRLGSVMFNK; this is encoded by the coding sequence ATGGACCAAACAGAATACAAAATTTATATAGACAATGTGATCAGACGTGTTGAAACAGCACGTCTTAAAGTGGATGACCATCATATTGTAAAGATCGTAGCAGTAAGTAAATACTCTACAAGTGATGAGATAGAAAAACTTTACGAGATTGGACAGCGTGCATTTGGGGAAAACAAAGTACAAGACTTAAAAGTAAAAACTACAGAGCTTGAAGAACTGCCTTTAGAGTGGCACTTCATAGGGAACCTGCAAAAAAACAAGATCAATAACCTCATCGATCTAGCACCTTCATTATTTCAAGGGCTTGATTCACTAGAGCTGGCAATAGAGCTGAATAAAAAGCTTGCAGCTAAAGAAACAACTATGGATTGTCTACTGCAGATAAACTCTGCAAAAGAGGATTCTAAACACGGTGTAATGCCTGAAGATGCTCTAGCTATCTATAAACAAATCGAAACAGAATGTCCAAATATCCACCTAAAAGGTGTAATGAGTATTGGTGCACATACTAACGACAAAGCAGTTATCAAGAAAAGTTTTGAAACAACTCACGAAATTTTCAAACAAATTCCGGACGCTAAAATCTGTTCAATGGGGATGAGCGGTGATTTTGAACTTGCAATTGAATGTGGTTCAAATATGGTACGCCTCGGCTCTGTGATGTTTAACAAATAA
- a CDS encoding energy transducer TonB, protein MNRYISSFAMTIVIYTSLVASIIYMAEKQYEASESKESIDNTKIVVVSLMREHPCTEQKQLKKVEKKPKKEVQKKVVKKEKLKPKVEQKAVVEKIVQKEVVKEKIIEKEVIIEEIVAEVEEEVVEQQVEDIKAQEEEELREQKLQEMLAAKQKELDSFTLQLVQKINENKRYPLSARRRGVEGDVDVKFIVLADGGVSAIKVIAGKSIFKKATIQAIEESFPLNVEKSLIDFPKEFNIKLAYTLK, encoded by the coding sequence ATGAATAGATATATCTCCTCGTTTGCAATGACTATCGTTATATATACATCTTTGGTTGCTTCTATAATATATATGGCAGAAAAACAGTATGAAGCCTCAGAATCAAAAGAGAGCATTGATAATACAAAAATAGTTGTTGTCTCCCTTATGAGAGAACATCCGTGTACCGAGCAAAAACAGCTAAAAAAGGTTGAAAAAAAGCCTAAAAAAGAAGTTCAAAAAAAAGTAGTAAAAAAGGAAAAGCTAAAACCAAAAGTAGAGCAAAAAGCGGTAGTTGAAAAGATTGTACAAAAAGAGGTTGTAAAAGAGAAAATTATTGAAAAAGAGGTAATTATTGAAGAGATAGTTGCCGAAGTTGAAGAAGAGGTTGTAGAACAGCAGGTTGAAGATATAAAAGCACAAGAGGAAGAAGAGCTTCGGGAACAAAAGCTTCAAGAGATGCTTGCAGCAAAACAAAAAGAATTGGACTCTTTTACACTACAGCTGGTTCAAAAAATAAATGAAAATAAACGTTATCCTCTCTCAGCAAGAAGACGCGGTGTTGAAGGTGATGTAGATGTGAAGTTTATTGTCTTGGCAGACGGCGGTGTTTCTGCAATTAAAGTGATTGCAGGAAAAAGTATTTTTAAAAAGGCAACTATTCAAGCGATCGAAGAGAGTTTTCCACTCAATGTAGAAAAGTCGTTGATAGACTTTCCTAAAGAGTTCAATATTAAACTTGCATATACGCTCAAATAA